A stretch of DNA from Brevibacillus ruminantium:
GGCTCTCTTTGAGCAACTGCAAAAATCCCTTTACCGCCGTGAGCGGGTTTTTGACCTCATGCGCAATCCCTGCGGCGATCTGGCCAACAGAGGCAAGCTGACTCAGATGCACATCATCTCTCATCCAATGACTTTCCTTGACGTTCATTCTTGCTCCTTTCCCCGTCTTGTAAGAGAAATGATACCTTCCTTCTCTACGATGGTATGTATACATTGATAGTTCTTTTCATTCATTCTCCCAACCTCTGGTAAATCCCTTTTGTCAGCGTGGAATTTATCGTTTACACACGGACCTTTTTAAACGTGGTTTGTGGTTTACCCATAAAAAAACGCGGTAGATGGAACCGCACCTCCAAATGTTAGATATGTCCAACAAATGGGCGCAGTTCATGCTCCCGCGTTTTTTTATGTTCTGCAAAATTGCTCTGTATACCGACAGGGCCATCCTATTCGATAGCGATGTAAATCTCAACCACTGCCTGCCCCGGATCAAAATCATGGGCGTTGTAAAGCTCGAAATCACCGGTAAAGGTACGCCGCACATTTGCGGCCGACGACCATGCCCAGATTCGCTTCCACGCTTCGGTCACAACGACGTCGACGGGACCTTTCTCGGTTGTAAACACAGCGTATTTCGCGGCTGGGATCGAGATCGCCTCCAGCCCTTCTCCCGTTTGTTCTCCCGGCTTTGTCTCATGTCCGAGCAATACGGTATACGTCCCTTCGGCTCCATTCTCATAGTTGGCGTACAAGGCATAGAGCCGTTGCGGATGTTTGATTTGCCCGATCCGGCTGGTCACATTCGCCCGAAAGAACTGTTCCCACAGTCCGGGAATTTCCCCCTCCCCGCTTACCTCCCGGGCATTGGTTGTCCGCGCGGCGATTCCCTCCAGATTCATTGCATCCAGGAAAATAATTTTCGGTTCCATGCTGATCGCTCCTCTTTACCTACTCGTTACTACGATCCATTGTACGGAGAGAATGTTGACAGCAGGTTGTCAGCTTTCTTTGCCCGGGTAACAAATGCAGGTGACAAGATGGTCGTTCACCATGCCGACAGCCTGCATAAACGCGTAGCAGATGGTCGTTCCCACGAATTTGAAGCCGCGTCGCT
This window harbors:
- a CDS encoding GyrI-like domain-containing protein, with the translated sequence MEPKIIFLDAMNLEGIAARTTNAREVSGEGEIPGLWEQFFRANVTSRIGQIKHPQRLYALYANYENGAEGTYTVLLGHETKPGEQTGEGLEAISIPAAKYAVFTTEKGPVDVVVTEAWKRIWAWSSAANVRRTFTGDFELYNAHDFDPGQAVVEIYIAIE